In Ornithodoros turicata isolate Travis chromosome 1, ASM3712646v1, whole genome shotgun sequence, the DNA window AACCCACTCACGCAGCTCTCTAAACATGAGCAACGCAACAACAGTGGATCTTCTTTAACGACTGCCAATATCCCAGCACACAGAGAAAGCAATCCTGAGGACATCCTACTCAGAGTATGTTGATCATCAGTGGAGAGAGGAGTGAATGCACTGTACTTCAGCATTAGAcatactgcttgcgacatataCTTGTCCGAAATCGACAGCTCATTGTCTATGCTATCTGAAATCCTCAGCTGTTGCAAGGTTACTTCTCCTGACTAATAGAATCCTGCGGCACATGGCCCACCTTCAAACACAGTACTGGTACAGCTCCTTCAAAGGCGGCACAACCAATACATACAGGCTGTTGAACCACTGGTtgaagatttcagacaagtatgtcgcaaatAGTACCTCTACTATGAAACCAACTGACCCTGATTTAGGCAAATATGAATCTCAATTGGAACACCAGGAAGTACCACAAAGTAGCCAAGTCACCATATCATAAATTTCTGTGCCACCACAGTTGGAAGGCAGCAAATCTGACAACTCTGACTCCTAACTCAAAGAGGCTAAGATCATGCTAAGGCTAAGGCCGTGAGGATCTTTGCCCACTTAACATATTTTCAGTTCTTGAGCTTCTGTTATGGTGCAAATAATGGCAATATATAGGACAGACATTCGTCACATTGCATGCTTAGAATTGGGCCTTATATTGTTTGCAAGTGTCCTGAAAGGCATTTTCAGATTTCTGGATTTAATGCTTTGAAGAACGCTTTGTCAAACAGTTGAAGAATTGACAGTGTAATTGCACTGTTTTGTAATAAACGTTCAACACAGAGAATATACATAGAGCACACTTCCATTTTTTCACACATATACTGTACAACATTTTGTTGTTATCCTGGGAGTGAAGAAATTTGCACGGAGACAAGGAACTATTGCAAATATACACAAGAGGTTTAAGATTGTTTGTGAGTGGGTACTTACAGGTAAACAAGCATTGCAATGCCAGTGACCACAAGAAACCTTCCAAAAGAAGAGTAGAAATAAACAATTCCCAGGAGAACAGTAGCCCGCCCGACCGTGTACAGCCAGTCAAGCCAGTCACGATgcacttcatcatcatcatcctgcACGCAATGAAGCCCTTTGTTTCTCGACTCCGTACTATTAAAGTCCCTGGTAGCCCTGGTAGAATACCTCATCAAGTAGTGGACCTCCTTGGGCATTCATACGTGGTCCACGGTTCTCAGCAGCTGCTCGTGGGGCAGCCTGATTTGCTTGCTGCTGGGCCACAGAAGGAGGAGCAACTGTTGCAGTTGGTGTTGTTGGGACTTGACTATGCACACCATCTGTTCCTTGGTTTACACTGCAAGACAGAGCAACATTCAGGTCTGCAGGTATAGGGTACTACATAAAGTACTACATTCTTTCAATGTAGATTCAGATGTAGGTTACTACTGTATGTAGACTGGATGAACATTACAAATTCTATGTCCTCCCACATATCCTCAACAGCTGATGCTCCATATCACTCCATAGGTTACAAAACATCACAACGTCGTATAAATAAGAATACTTTCAGGAACTCGAGCGATTGAAATCTGCATATTTCCACAATGTCAACCTATCGCAATAATGCCTGAATAGGACCCTATGCCACCCATTTTCATGTGAGTAGCATCTAATTTATTATACAGTACACTCCAACTAAATCTCTACAGTACAATTCTACCAGGTAATGCATCACTTACAAAAGTTCTTCCACCTCATATGCCTGAGGTGTATTTTGTACTACTGCTTTCGATATTTGCACCCAACAGACATCCTGCATGTGCTGGACATTCAGTGAGTGCTGAACTGCAGTGATATTTTAATACTTGGAGTGCATAAAAGCTGAAGTAACTAATTATTCAAACTGCCAGAATAGTTAAGCAAATATAAAAAGATAGAACATTTTCACTAGCACCTGCTTAGCCTCAGTACGGAGTATGAACAATGTCCTTCTCTGCTTCTTTTGGGGTAACTCCCATAAACAGTTAAATTATTATGATGCACTTCAATCACGCTACTTCCTCTTTAATAGGCTCAAGATGCATAGTATTTAGGTTCAAGATTGATCTACTCATAGGGGGAGAGCACAAAGCAGACATTGAAAGTTTAGTTTCCATGACTTGTCTTCAATGCAGATTTCGCAGAACCACACAAAATTTTAATCTTGGTACACAGCGCCGTTCGTCATTACAAATTGACAGCTCGTCACTATGATGAATGTCATCTGGGTCCCCTATTGTAAcagaattttatttatttatacatactgcAGCCTTGCTAAGGCTATGGCAGGAGCAGACTTGCATGGTACAGAACATCCTTCGTGGGAGTAGCCCAgttagcaccaggaattgaattCCCACAGCTttatttaatgatgatgattcgggagtttcatcgccaggggcgatactgtacccctttactggtggtaatgtggtgaaatggaataatgaatTCCATAAATATAttgtgtgtaaaaaaaaaatatgtgtatatatctatctatctatgtGTGGGCTGGAAAGGCACACACTTTGCAACGGAGAAGGTCCCACAAAATTGAAGTATAACAAGGAACTTAAATTGATCTGTTTGTTGACAATGAAGGTACTTCAACCTTTCAAAAGCTCATTGCTTAATAAGCATCATCAAATTTGTTGCGTTTACTGTGCAACCACAGGAAAGCGGAGTCACGCACGCCGTGCACGTACGACTGCGCACACATGGTTGTAGTCTCATTAGAGAGGGAGGATGCAGATTGCGATATTTGTATACCAGAATTGAACAAAAGGAACCTGGAACTTACCcaaagttactttgacaaagctACAGAAAAAGGAACaagctcctcaagaagttactggagctcaaaagcgtTACCGAAAAATGTAGCTTAGTTATAGTAATGAGTTACCCCAACGCTGACCTTAACGAACTTAAATTAAAATAGCATAGATACTATTTATTCTGCAAAGTAACTTACAGCTGCATATACTGAGAGAAGTATTGGGCATACAGTTGCTGTGCCATGACCATTTGCTGCATCACCTGCTCTGGACTTGCAGCCCCAGGAAGAAGTCCAGGAAATTGGAATGGAAGCTGAGGTTCTGGTCCAGTTGGAGCTACCTGTGCTGTGCTGCTGAGAGGGCAAAATTATCAAAAACATAATCTAAATAAAACCACACTTTAGCTCTGGTGCCCTTTCTAAAGATACATAAAGTAAGATCAATGCTACCTAGATAAAGAAGGCCTGATCGCTTTAAATGATGTGACATAGTCATTAAGAGTCCACCAATCACGACAGTGTTTTCAGGAGCTATAGCTATAGAGACAAGTCACCATTGCCCGCACAGGCAGCAACTTGTAGCTACAGAAAGCCTCTGTTTGAAATAGTCTGCGGTGATTGCCTGAGGCAGACAATATATTCGTTGTCTATGTCTTGAATATATATGTCTTGAATGAGAGGCTACATATGTTCgaattaccccccccccccccccccccagttcgAATGTTTTCCCCCAGTGAAATACTCATGACTTTGGCGGTACCCAAGTGCCAAttcgaattaacgggattgcactgtaCTAATGTTCTAGTTCACTTCTGCAAAAGCCTCGCAGAGATATTACTTTGTGGTTGTCTGAACACCCCTTTCTTGATGTTCTATATATACTGGCTGCTGACTGGTCTCATGTGATATACGTATTAATGTTGTATGTGGTACTTATTTGCACTATGCTACCAACATCACAGGCAGATATCTCACTTGTGTGATGCACTGCTCCCTCGGTGCCGTATGCCATCTATGCTTGTCGATGAGGATCCAGTTGCAGCAGATGAGCTAGAGTGCAAGGCAGCAAGTTGATCATTCGCAGCAGCTGAACTAGACCCACTTCCACCGTCCTGGCGAGGATATATGCACAGTTGTGTGTGTGCGCATCATTCATGTGGCATAAATTAGCTTAGCTTAAAGTAGCTTATACTAGCTTACAAAACCTCTAAGAAATAATTTACGACGCAGGAATTACTGAACCACAGAAGGAATGCAACTTACAAGAGGAATTGGTGGATGTGATGTTGATCCTTCAGAGGGTTCACGTGAAGACTTGCAGACAAGATGCAATATGTGTGTTCTGCTTGTATCCTGGAAAAATTTAGAAGCATTCAGTGTATCGAACTTACAAGAGATCTAACGAAGAGTGCTGTCCTATAGACTTCCTGGCTACAGATTCACATTTCCCATCCCAGACCACGATAAGAAAAACAAGCGTATCCTTTTTCAAGGGCTACTTGATAGCGGCATCGCATTTGAAGCCATGATTATCACATGCAGATTCCCTTACCAGTTGGAAAATGTCCTTCAGAATTGTTTGGTTCTCGAGCAAGCGACCAGAATAAATGAGTCTTTGATCTTCTGGCTTCTGTAAAGTTCCAAGCAACAGCAGTGTTTCAGAAGTTATTAATGCAGCATGGAGAACGTGAATAATAGAAATGAGAACCTGAGACAGAGGAACACACAGGGGTGACAACAAATTCCCGAACACAGTTGTGTTTGAGAATCTGTTGTGTCATCCCTGCGTGTTCCGCCATCTCCAGTGTTCGTTTCTATCATTAGTAATAAATTTTTATTCTTTAGGGAACTCACGGACTTCAATACTCACAGGCTTGCTGGGGTATACTTTAGACAAGTGAAGCTTCAGCTGGTACACTGACCAGTCCAAAGGACAGTCAATGGGGTGGTCACTAATTTTCTGGTTAGGTGCCCGTATGACAAGGCAGGTGGTCAAGCTCAAAGCTTCCATAGGAAGGCTCCACCAAGCATAAAGactgaacaaaaaaagaagaaaagaaagtcaCAAATGCAGTGTCGTAATGAAATCTGATGAGTGGCAATACTTTCAGCTCTTAACCCAAACCAAATTGTCACTCCAACACATAATGTGCAtataaacaaaaaaagaagaaaaaaaaagacattgcACAAACAAGGTTGCCACATATTC includes these proteins:
- the LOC135377932 gene encoding homocysteine-responsive endoplasmic reticulum-resident ubiquitin-like domain member 2 protein isoform X2, with protein sequence MEALSLTTCLVIRAPNQKISDHPIDCPLDWSVYQLKLHLSKVYPSKPKPEDQRLIYSGRLLENQTILKDIFQLDTSRTHILHLVCKSSREPSEGSTSHPPIPLDGGSGSSSAAANDQLAALHSSSSAATGSSSTSIDGIRHRGSSASHNTAQVAPTGPEPQLPFQFPGLLPGAASPEQVMQQMVMAQQLYAQYFSQYMQLVNQGTDGVHSQVPTTPTATVAPPSVAQQQANQAAPRAAAENRGPRMNAQGGPLLDEDDDDEVHRDWLDWLYTVGRATVLLGIVYFYSSFGRFLVVTGIAMLVYLYQNDWFARPRQQRDAEQHREGENVQEAGERPNRAPPLHRPQMEEPQEEVPRVPEGQAEREADMQHLEAMMDGDRDGPVVAVERHLHRVTMAWTFVSSFFTSLIPERPPPVNVN
- the LOC135377932 gene encoding homocysteine-responsive endoplasmic reticulum-resident ubiquitin-like domain member 2 protein isoform X1, with translation MEALSLTTCLVIRAPNQKISDHPIDCPLDWSVYQLKLHLSKVYPSKPKPEDQRLIYSGRLLENQTILKDIFQLDTSRTHILHLVCKSSREPSEGSTSHPPIPLDGGSGSSSAAANDQLAALHSSSSAATGSSSTSIDGIRHRGSSASHNSTAQVAPTGPEPQLPFQFPGLLPGAASPEQVMQQMVMAQQLYAQYFSQYMQLVNQGTDGVHSQVPTTPTATVAPPSVAQQQANQAAPRAAAENRGPRMNAQGGPLLDEDDDDEVHRDWLDWLYTVGRATVLLGIVYFYSSFGRFLVVTGIAMLVYLYQNDWFARPRQQRDAEQHREGENVQEAGERPNRAPPLHRPQMEEPQEEVPRVPEGQAEREADMQHLEAMMDGDRDGPVVAVERHLHRVTMAWTFVSSFFTSLIPERPPPVNVN